In Mytilus edulis chromosome 7, xbMytEdul2.2, whole genome shotgun sequence, a single genomic region encodes these proteins:
- the LOC139483501 gene encoding uncharacterized protein, protein MYRNKRGTKVTRRTFKPIYQEPKLPEGHSNPYLVTKEGQKLLEGHSNPCVVTKEGPKLPEGHSNPYVVTKEGSKLPEGHSNPYVVTKEGPKLPEGHSNPYVVTKEGSKLPGGHSNPYVVTKEGLKLPEGHSNPYVVTKEGLKLPEGHSNPYVVTKEGPKLPEGHSNTCVVTNEGPKLPEGNSNPFLVTKEGPKLPAEHSNLYVVTKEGPKLPEGHSTHMSTFKPICRKKLPEGHSNPYVVKKEGPKLPEGHSNPYVVTKEGPKLQEGHSNLYVVTKEGPKLPEEHSNLYVVTKEGPKLPEGHSNPCVVTKEGPKLPEGHSNPYVVKEEPKLPVGHSNPYVVQKKNVNTMTTK, encoded by the exons atGTATCGTAACAAAAGAGGGACCAAagttaccagaaggacattcaaacccatatATC AGGAACCAAagttaccagaaggacattcaaacccatatctcgtaacaaaagagggacaaaagttactagaaggacattcaaacccatgtgtcgtaacaaaagagggaccaaagttaccagaaggacattcaaacccatatgTCGTAACAAAAGAGGGATCAAAgctaccagaaggacattcaaacccatatgtcgtaacaaaagagggaccaaagttaccagaaggacattcaaacccatatgTCGTAACAAAAGAGGGATCAAAGTTACCAGGaggacattcaaacccatatgTCGTAACAAAAGAGGGACTAAagttaccagaaggacattcaaacccatatgTCGTAACAAAAGAGGGACTAAagttaccagaaggacattcaaacccatatgtcgtaacaaaagagggaccaaagttaccagaaggacattcaaacacATGTGTCGTAACAAATGAGGGACCAAAGTTACCAGAAGGAAATTCAAACCCATTTCTCGTAACAAAAGAGGGACCAAAGTTACCAGCAGAACATTCAAACCTATATGTCGTTACAAAAGAGGGACCAAagttaccagaaggacattcaaccCATATGTC gacattcaaaccaATATGTCGTAAAAagttaccagaaggacattcaaacccatatgTCGTAAAAAAAGAGGGACCAAagttaccagaaggacattcaaacccatatgtcgtaacaaaagagggaccaaagttacaagaaggacattcaaacctATATGTCGTAACAAAAGAGGGACCAAAGTTACCAGAAGAACATTCAAACCTATATGTCGTAACAAAAGAGGGACCAAagttaccagaaggacattcaaacccatgtgtcgtaacaaaagagggaccaaagttaccagaaggacattcaaacccatatgTAGTAAAAGAGGAACCAAAGTTACCAGTaggacattcaaacccatatgtcgtacaaaaaaaaaacgtcaacacaatgactacaaaataa
- the LOC139482465 gene encoding low-density lipoprotein receptor-related protein 8-like isoform X1 has translation MDVQMLIFISFGFHFLSMILCTNIKVLFGTKFHIKELDVDTGNVKLLVTNPEIMFAMDYDDKNKHIYFTQYDHRKIMQFPYPAQNAVIEKFVNTGSGPAGIAIDSENGHVYWTEYQSNRLMRCSVARNNEVHITTLTSPFSVRIDVLNRWLYVAERFARIIKARFNYSEAHGIVDLKTRVDYMDLDRNEDKLYWTTFHYPGNLKSASVRGCDVKTLYTTGHTDQFCPIGVYGGAIFYTSNKNLLMLNKTERHSPTSVYTDSNNIYSIYVYHQRDVLRNKIKTTANAQEK, from the exons ATGGATGTACAAATGTTGATCTTTATATCCTTTGGATTTCATTTTCTGTCCATGATTCTAT gtACCAACATAAAAGTACTGTTTGGAACTAAATTCCATATTAAGGAACTTGATGTTGATACCGGCAATGTAAAGCTACTTGTTACGAATCCGGAGATAATGTTTGCCATGGATTACGATGATAAGAACAAGCATATTTACTTTACACAATACGATCATCGTAAAATAATGCA ATTTCCTTATCCAGCACAGAATGCAGTTATAGAAAAATTTGTCAACACAGGCAGTGGTCCAGCAGGTATTGCAATCGATTCCGAAAATGGACATGTTTACTGGACTGAATATCAGAGTAACAGGCTCATGCGATGTAGTGTAGCTAGAAACAATGAAGTCCATATAACAACTCTGACAAGCCCTTTTAGTGTACGAATCGATGTATTAAACAG GTGGCTGTACGTCGCTGAACGTTTTGCGCGAATAATAAAAGCAAGATTTAATTATAGTGAAGCTCATGGTATTGTAGATTTAAAGACACGTGTTGACTATATGGATTTAG ACAGGAATGAAGACAAACTATATTGGACAACTTTTCATTACCCTGGTAACTTAAAATCAGCAAGTGTCAGAGGATGTGATGTTAAAACACTTTATACAACGGGGCATACAGATCAATTCTGTCCTATTGGTGTTTATGGTGGTGCAATATTCTATACCAGTAATAAAAACCTATTAATGTTGAATAAAACTGAAAGACATTCACCAACTAGCGTGTATACCGACAGTAACAacatatatagtatatatgtGTATCACCAAAGgg ATGTGTTGAGAAACAAAATAAAGACAACTGCAAATGCACAGGAAAAATAG
- the LOC139482465 gene encoding low-density lipoprotein receptor-related protein 8-like isoform X2 produces MDVQMLIFISFGFHFLSMILCTNIKVLFGTKFHIKELDVDTGNVKLLVTNPEIMFAMDYDDKNKHIYFTQYDHRKIMQFPYPAQNAVIEKFVNTGSGPAGIAIDSENGHVYWTEYQSNRLMRCSVARNNEVHITTLTSPFSVRIDVLNRWLYVAERFARIIKARFNYSEAHGIVDLKTRVDYMDLDRNEDKLYWTTFHYPGNLKSASVRGCDVKTLYTTGHTDQFCPIGVYGGAIFYTSNKNLLMLNKTERHSPTSVYTDSNNIYSIYVYHQRGNIFF; encoded by the exons ATGGATGTACAAATGTTGATCTTTATATCCTTTGGATTTCATTTTCTGTCCATGATTCTAT gtACCAACATAAAAGTACTGTTTGGAACTAAATTCCATATTAAGGAACTTGATGTTGATACCGGCAATGTAAAGCTACTTGTTACGAATCCGGAGATAATGTTTGCCATGGATTACGATGATAAGAACAAGCATATTTACTTTACACAATACGATCATCGTAAAATAATGCA ATTTCCTTATCCAGCACAGAATGCAGTTATAGAAAAATTTGTCAACACAGGCAGTGGTCCAGCAGGTATTGCAATCGATTCCGAAAATGGACATGTTTACTGGACTGAATATCAGAGTAACAGGCTCATGCGATGTAGTGTAGCTAGAAACAATGAAGTCCATATAACAACTCTGACAAGCCCTTTTAGTGTACGAATCGATGTATTAAACAG GTGGCTGTACGTCGCTGAACGTTTTGCGCGAATAATAAAAGCAAGATTTAATTATAGTGAAGCTCATGGTATTGTAGATTTAAAGACACGTGTTGACTATATGGATTTAG ACAGGAATGAAGACAAACTATATTGGACAACTTTTCATTACCCTGGTAACTTAAAATCAGCAAGTGTCAGAGGATGTGATGTTAAAACACTTTATACAACGGGGCATACAGATCAATTCTGTCCTATTGGTGTTTATGGTGGTGCAATATTCTATACCAGTAATAAAAACCTATTAATGTTGAATAAAACTGAAAGACATTCACCAACTAGCGTGTATACCGACAGTAACAacatatatagtatatatgtGTATCACCAAAGgggtaatatatttttttag
- the LOC139482465 gene encoding low-density lipoprotein receptor-like isoform X4, producing MDVQMLIFISFGFHFLSMILCTNIKVLFGTKFHIKELDVDTGNVKLLVTNPEIMFAMDYDDKNKHIYFTQYDHRKIMQFPYPAQNAVIEKFVNTGSGPAGIAIDSENGHVYWTEYQSNRLMRCSVARNNEVHITTLTSPFSVRIDVLNRWLYVAERFARIIKARFNYSEAHGIVDLKTRVDYMDLGMKTNYIGQLFITLVT from the exons ATGGATGTACAAATGTTGATCTTTATATCCTTTGGATTTCATTTTCTGTCCATGATTCTAT gtACCAACATAAAAGTACTGTTTGGAACTAAATTCCATATTAAGGAACTTGATGTTGATACCGGCAATGTAAAGCTACTTGTTACGAATCCGGAGATAATGTTTGCCATGGATTACGATGATAAGAACAAGCATATTTACTTTACACAATACGATCATCGTAAAATAATGCA ATTTCCTTATCCAGCACAGAATGCAGTTATAGAAAAATTTGTCAACACAGGCAGTGGTCCAGCAGGTATTGCAATCGATTCCGAAAATGGACATGTTTACTGGACTGAATATCAGAGTAACAGGCTCATGCGATGTAGTGTAGCTAGAAACAATGAAGTCCATATAACAACTCTGACAAGCCCTTTTAGTGTACGAATCGATGTATTAAACAG GTGGCTGTACGTCGCTGAACGTTTTGCGCGAATAATAAAAGCAAGATTTAATTATAGTGAAGCTCATGGTATTGTAGATTTAAAGACACGTGTTGACTATATGGATTTAG GAATGAAGACAAACTATATTGGACAACTTTTCATTACCCTGGTAACTTAA
- the LOC139482465 gene encoding uncharacterized protein isoform X3 produces MRFPYPAQNAVIEKFVNTGSGPAGIAIDSENGHVYWTEYQSNRLMRCSVARNNEVHITTLTSPFSVRIDVLNRWLYVAERFARIIKARFNYSEAHGIVDLKTRVDYMDLDRNEDKLYWTTFHYPGNLKSASVRGCDVKTLYTTGHTDQFCPIGVYGGAIFYTSNKNLLMLNKTERHSPTSVYTDSNNIYSIYVYHQRDVLRNKIKTTANAQEK; encoded by the exons ATGCG ATTTCCTTATCCAGCACAGAATGCAGTTATAGAAAAATTTGTCAACACAGGCAGTGGTCCAGCAGGTATTGCAATCGATTCCGAAAATGGACATGTTTACTGGACTGAATATCAGAGTAACAGGCTCATGCGATGTAGTGTAGCTAGAAACAATGAAGTCCATATAACAACTCTGACAAGCCCTTTTAGTGTACGAATCGATGTATTAAACAG GTGGCTGTACGTCGCTGAACGTTTTGCGCGAATAATAAAAGCAAGATTTAATTATAGTGAAGCTCATGGTATTGTAGATTTAAAGACACGTGTTGACTATATGGATTTAG ACAGGAATGAAGACAAACTATATTGGACAACTTTTCATTACCCTGGTAACTTAAAATCAGCAAGTGTCAGAGGATGTGATGTTAAAACACTTTATACAACGGGGCATACAGATCAATTCTGTCCTATTGGTGTTTATGGTGGTGCAATATTCTATACCAGTAATAAAAACCTATTAATGTTGAATAAAACTGAAAGACATTCACCAACTAGCGTGTATACCGACAGTAACAacatatatagtatatatgtGTATCACCAAAGgg ATGTGTTGAGAAACAAAATAAAGACAACTGCAAATGCACAGGAAAAATAG